The sequence TCGCGAAGAATAGACCTTACGTGATTAGAATTATTATCAGAGCCAATATTGTAGTAAACAAAATTGTGACCATCGTAACGAAGTAAACCTGTTTGTGAACCCACCCATAAAAATTGATTATTCTGATTTGTTACGGAGCTAATGTTTTCATCAATTAAACCACTCTCAACAAAATAGTTTATAAATTTTTGTGTGGTAAGATCAAAAAAACTTAGCCCGCGATTTGTACCTATTACAAGATAGTTTTTAAAACGGGTGATGCAATTTACTTTGTTGCTGGCTAGTCCGCTGGATTCGTCAAGGATACGAAATGTTCGGGGTCCATATAAAATAAGTCCGCGGTCAGAGCCAACAAAAACTACAGAAGTATCTGTATTAAAAAGACAGTTTATTTTGTAGCCTTCGGTCTTTTTTACAGAGGTAATTTTATCGTCCTGAAATATGAAAAGTCCCTTGGTAGTTCCAATAAACATGCTGTGATCAAAGCCTTTACACAGAGCCGTTACCGGGGGAATTATAGAATTATTCTGTTTATTGTAGTTAAAAAACTGCTTACCTCTGAATACACTGATTCCTTTTGTGGTTCCAACATAAATTTCTCCCTTATCATCCGCACATATTGCATTTACATTATGATCAATTAATCCGCTCTTAAGATTATAATTCTCGAAAACTTTACCATCAAAACGACTAAGCCCGCCAAATCCCCCACTCCAGAGATAACCATTCTGATCCTGAAACAAACATGACACCTGAACAAAGGGCAACCCACTCTCTACACTATAATTTTTAAAGAAGAATTGTTGTGCTCTGAGTCCTGTAAAAAGACTAAGACACAAACAGACGAATATGTATTGGGTGTAGCGGATAAATGTTTCTACTAATTTAACTTTAATATTAACTATTTAAAAAAAAGAATAAACAAGTGGAGCACTTTACTACTTAATTGGCTTTGAGGTATCTTTTTTACAAAGTATGAAAGACTACACAGGAAGGAAACGCCGGGTTTAGATAGTTCTGAAGATTTTATTTCATTGGCTGGAACTGTGCAGGCGAATTTAATCTTATCTTTAAAAATTTGAAATTAGCGCTGTGACCGAAGAAGTTATTTTAGTGAACGAGCAAGACCAGGAGCTCGGAACGATGGAAAAAATGGAAGCCCATGTAAAAGGTTTACTTCACAGAGCTTTCTCCGTTTTTATTTTCAATTCTAAAAAAGAGCTCCTTATACAACAGAGGGCGCTATCCAAATATCATAGTCCCGCTTTGTGGACCAATACCTGCTGTTCGCATCCGCGCCCGGGTGAAAAAACGCATGATGCTGCCTTAAGACGCATGAGAGAAGAAATGGGCATGGAAACCACCCTGGAACACATGAGTAGTTTCATTTACAAAACAACCTTTGAAAATGGATTAACCGAATTTGAATACGATCATATCTATACAGGTAAATCAAATGAAGATCCCATCATTAATCCGAAAGAAGTGAATGCTTATAAATGGATGAGCCTGGATGACATCAAATCAGATCTGAAAACACATCCCGAAATCTACACCTACTGGTTCAAACTGGCAATAGAAAAACTCTTTTAGATTACCATTTAAAGGTAACGCCACCAGAGATGAACGAGGTGCCTACGCCTCCTACTGCCTCGCCAAACAAAGCTACTTTAGGAACAAAATACCAACGCGCTCCTGCAATAAAAGATGCTACCGGCATAACACCTCCATCGCTACGTTGATAGAGTTGTGTATCAGGATCGGTACTGTTAGACGAGTATTTATAAGTTGTAACTCTAAAACCAATTAGCATACCACCATAAACCTCAGCGTTTTTTGTATTTAAAACATCCCAGTGATAGATACCTCTTGCTGCGAATGTGAGGTAATTCCATCTATGTTCGTAATAGTATCTTTCATTTTTATAGTAATAGTTATCATAACGGGAGTGGGATGTTCTGAAGCTCGCAAAGCCACCTACTCCAAGGTATCCAGGTCCCAGCTTTTTTTTCCAACCCTGCTCGTAGCTTACACTTATCAGTGGCGAACTTCCATAACTGTAACCTCCGCCGAGTCCATAACTACGGTAAGTTGCAAAACCGAAACCAATACCTACATTTAAGAGGTGGGTACTTTCGTCAAAACAAGTTCCGTTTTTGCCGGTACCATTTTTAAATTTTATGGGATTGTTTCCGTCTTTTGCATTCGTGATTGCCGATAATAAAATCAAGGCTGCAACAAATAGTAATGCTTTCTTCATAGGGGTTAATTATAAAAAAGTAGTGTTCAAAAATTGATAATGAAAGTACAAAGGTAGACTTCTGGAATTAAAAACGTATACTATTTTTTCCCAAAAAGTTTGTCGAAAAAGTTTTTGATCTTAGCGCGGAGGCTTTCTTTCTGCCACCATTTATAATTCTTGCGCTCGTGTTTAGATTTTAAAATCTCGCTTTTGGTCTTGTTATAGTAACCACTTTCACCAGGAGCAAGCACAAGTTTTTTCACGTCTTTGTATCCAACCCCTGAGAACTCAACAGCCCCGGTGGCAACAATAACTTCCACTTCTTTATCAGAACTATGACTTTTTACATTAAACGTGGTGGATCTTCCTTTTACAAGCGTGTTTTCGCATGCAACCATAAACAAAACGGAATCTTTTTTCACATCAAAATAGGCTTCGCCCGTAAGAGATACGTAACGGTTTGACTTATTAAAATTTTGCGGATATTCAAGTTTGCTATTAGCATTCAGATAAACAATAC is a genomic window of Sphingobacteriaceae bacterium containing:
- a CDS encoding isopentenyl-diphosphate delta-isomerase — protein: MTEEVILVNEQDQELGTMEKMEAHVKGLLHRAFSVFIFNSKKELLIQQRALSKYHSPALWTNTCCSHPRPGEKTHDAALRRMREEMGMETTLEHMSSFIYKTTFENGLTEFEYDHIYTGKSNEDPIINPKEVNAYKWMSLDDIKSDLKTHPEIYTYWFKLAIEKLF